One window of the Colletotrichum lupini chromosome 9, complete sequence genome contains the following:
- a CDS encoding CFEM domain-containing protein: TPRFTISQFDQTSQSLKPNSTRSRRVQTHIVSYIMMKKNFTRLVAGAVLLAGGVAAAENCASVAVTAIPSCAQSCFLDGASFVGCDSLDFSCQCGQEAALYAAIEPCVATGCPAASFQAVINGASSVCGCVGAGAVGGSTVSGSFVSAISGSSFASSPATATATASGGAGGGSASASATQGGGGGDTWNPLPTSPPFSTSSPVNAAGRQSDSSLAMLIAFVGVAVAAAVAQ; the protein is encoded by the exons ACTCCTCGTTTCACCATCTCCCAATTCGACCAAACTTCACAATCGCTTAAACCAAACAGTACTCGGTCAAGAAGAGTACAGACACATATCGTATCATATATCATGATGAAGAAGAACTTCACTCGTCTCGTCGCCGGCGCGGTGTTGCTGGCGGGCGgcgtggcggcggcggaaaACTGCGCGAGCGTCGCCGTCACAGCTATTCCTTCCTGCGCGCAAAGCTGTTTTCTCGACGGCGCGTCTTTTGTAGGATGCGACAGCCTCGATTTCTCATGTCAATGTGGACAAGAAGCGGCTCTATACGCCGCCATTGAGCCCTGTGTTGCGACGGGCTGTCCTGCCGCGTCGTTCCAGGCTGTTATCAACGGAGCTTCATCCG TTTGTGGTTGTGTTGGCGCAGGTGCTGTTGGTGGTTCAACAGTATCCGGGTCCTTCGTCTCAGCCATCTCGGGCTCTTCGTTCGCTTCATCGCCTGCGACCGCAACAGCCACGGCGTCTGGAGGTGCTGGTGGTGGTTCAGCGTCTGCTTCGGCAACGCAAGGCGGTGGCGGCGGAGACACATGGAACCCCCTCCCGACGAGCCCTCCGTTCTCAACGTCGTCGCCCGTCAATGCTGCAGGTCGCCAGTCTGACTCAAGTCTCGCTATGCTCATCGCCTTTGTCGGAGTGGCGGTAGCTGCTGCGGTTGCACAATGA